Below is a genomic region from Astyanax mexicanus isolate ESR-SI-001 chromosome 25, AstMex3_surface, whole genome shotgun sequence.
TCCAGCACGCTGACGCCCTATCCTCCATGCGTCTGGAGCTTCAGCGCGCTCACGCCGAGGAGATCCGCCGCCTGCagcaggaggtggagaaggaGCGAGGGAGCGACCGGGAGGAGCTGGAGGAAGAGAAGAGGCGGGTGCAGCAGAAGATGGAGGAGGAGAAGGGTCGTCTGAAGGAGCAGCTGAGGAAAGCTCTGGAGGAAGTGATCCGTAAACACGCCAGCGAGCTGCGCCAGAACCATGCCTCcctggaggaggagaagaagaaatcCCAGCAGGTACGACCTGCAGTCCCCACAGCAGCGCATTACCTGCACACTGCTGCTGTTGGAAACACAACCGACCTGTACCGACACTAATAACTATATACCATAATATTACACTAATACACAACACAATAATACACTACgaggtgcactagattataaggtttATAAGGTTAGATTataattttaagagacactataaggaacttctaattcagcaggtcttgctgctgggtggttttGGGGGGgttgctaactaagttaagtaaagctaagctaagtagacaaaactgtaataaaaaagcttttaaaagtcaaacaagcgctggatttTAATTAACACAGaaactttttatttgggagagttaagcgcttccgtttatttacagttagcttacaTTCCCGaatttctctagcactaaggctgaagcattagcagctaaccgctagcgctaggcTAATGCCgccagacagagctacactgaggaaccctgagtgttccagtaagccagggcgatattagctagtggttcgtcccaggtagcttgttttgacatggtaaacgcgcaggctacagtccgatatgctcatctctgaatggcaaaagagcgcATTTAGAGTATAACCCAGCAGTGCTGTTTGGGGTTAGGTACCAGCTagtaatactcaactctgaacgagGAAATAGCAGTTGGCAGGCAATGCTAAGCCCCGGTGCTGgataactaaactaaaaattcctttataacgctgtacttcagcagagtggctttactgatccttacagcctgactggtaaaattcatacataagccgcactgaattataaaattTTTGGAACAATTTACGAttgaaaaaaatatggtacactgttttctgtctgtgcaaaactgttcatatatatttgtttaaaatattactttaaagggctccgagtggtccagcggactgaggcgctgccactgtgatcgggtgatcactggttcaaatcccagtcatgcagcttgccatcatctgcttgagccctgagagagcccaatggccaataataaaaagtataaatatatacaaatatatacattatttcataagaaaagcttactgtaaagtctgtaaacttatattttaaacttaaaattttagtttgttttaacaaTTTGACCCTTTGTTTTCCCCAACCcaattgttttgtattttgcaCCACCTTAATTCTTCTAAgcattacattattacagtattattaggAGACACATATAGACAGCCATTATCTTCAAAAGAATGTCTTCAGTTGAGATAATATAGCAACATAATTTTAATACCTGTGTGAATTTGACAACCCCTTTTGATTAGCTCTTTGTAGAGTCTCTGGACTTTACTTTCTGATTAACGTTATTGAGCCGGCTGTAAGTGACCGTGGAAAATTTCCCAAACGCTTCTGGTCGGCTGCACCACTGCCCGGATGTTTTATTGTAGTAATGGATTAAAATGAACTGATGTGTTCAGTCAAGTGCAGAGCTCTTATTgagtataaatatttaattagccATAACTACATTATATCACATAATATCACATTATATCACATCATCACTGATCCATATACAGCTGTAAAACAGATATATTGCTCCTTTGGTGAAATTTGTTTCTGTTCACAGGCTGAAGAAAAGAGGGAGGCAGTTGAGGAGCAGAGGCGGAGTCTAGAGACTGAGAGGGAGGAGCTACGCGAACAGCTGCAGCTCTCCAATACAGAGGTGAGATTCTATTGGTCCTGAAACACCCagagcttcatgtttttttttttttctgagcaaaTATAAACGTGTAAGTCTGCTGTTTctatagtatcccaggtggttgctatgggataGCTCGGTGGTTGATATGGAATCCCAGGTTTaggcttttttatgtatttttttacactacAGTCTTATTTCTGAGGCAGTAGAAACACGTATAAGCCTGTAGTTTCTATAGTAtcccaggttgttgctaaggAGTAGCttgatggttgctgtggtattccaggttcATGTTTTATTATGTATTCTTTTACACTATAGTTTTATTTCTAAGCCAAAATAAACACTTATAAGCTAGTAATTTCTATAGTAtcccaggttgttgctaaggggtagcttggtggttgctatggtatcccaggtttaTGCttcattatgtatttttttacactatagtTTTATTTCTGAGCCAATATAAACACTTATAAGTTTCTATAGTGTCCCATGTTGTTGCTACAGTATCTTCCAAAAGTGCATACATctgtaatgttttttattataatatctatatattttttttatgagacAAAACAATTTGAcactccatgttttttttatttctgagccaatataaacatataataagtCTGATGTTTCTGTAGTATCCCATGTTGTTGCTAAGGAGTATGCACAATACaaagaacccccagtgagcgcaagactcacatataaggggaaaccatcctaccactggtcaaacggcttttaaattcattttaaagtgtccTTATACATTCACACAGGTCTtatatattttagtgtatagtAGTGCCAGTAATGGAAGCAGTTATAGTTCaagtaagcttggatgtaatcagtagtggagtgAGATGTTGCTATTGGGTAGTTCGCTTAGGTGGCTCAGAGATTTTGCAATGGTTGTGTGGATCTCTGGATTAATTTATAGGACTGTAAAGTGATTAAGAATCACTGTGCTACACTGTAAATCATTAGAAATATCTTATCTGAGCAAATAATTAAACAATACTTATATTTTTCTGAATGAGACTGCAGATTTACGTCATGCATTCTGACCTCtgcaataatgtaatataataatatatatttacgtTTATCTGTTTGTGTTGCAGATAAGTAAACTGGAAGCAGTCATCCAGGCactggagaaggagaaggaggaagctgggaggaaggaggaggagagaaaaagggaacaggaaagggaaaaagagaaaaaggaagtcAGGCTGCAGCCGCTGTGTGGACAGGAGTGTGAGGAACTGAGGAAGGAGCTAGATCACACTCGCCACAGCATGCAGGAACTGCAGgtatacacacaatcacacagcaTTACCCAGAGCCCCAGAAATTCATACAGAATTTCCTATCTTACAGCCTGATCAAAGAgggtcgcaatgctcattgctatcttacatcctgacTATTTTAATGCCTTCcgcctgcgtcgtttaaatagcagcagtgctttttacacacatgcacaggcagcagtgcacaaacccaacctttatatcaacaataaacagaatactaaatcaaataacattgctgttcacgtaaatgagctgctggtgcaccttcacaaCATGAACAAGCAGATCAGATTAATAATGGATTataataaattaatgtttttctgcAGGGGGAGTTTGAGAGGCTGCAGGGGGAGACCTCCACTCTGAACAGAGAACGAGATCTACTGGAGCAGTCCAGCCACAGCATGGAGGAGAGGATCAGGTGTGTGTTTAGTTACCCTCGAACTGCACTGACACTGCCAGATTAATAACACTGCACTGACGTTTATATCAACTCTATTCatatgaatatattagacctattTGAATGTAtgatgactttttaacattaatttataagTTGTCTCTCCAGGGGAGTATGGGTTTCCCCTTTATATATTAGCTGTGATATTACAAGTGATaatatgtaatagtgtgtgtgtgtgtgtgtgtgtgatggtaaaTGTGATAATACAAGTGCATTTGATTGTTCCTGTAATAGAACATGCCATGGTACATTTGATAGaatgtgtgatagtgtgtgtgtgtgtgataatacTTTGATAGTACAAGTGATAGTACATTTGATGGTTTGTGTGatagtacgtgtgtgtgtgtgtttgtgtgtgtgtgttatagtacatgtgatagtgtaAATGCAATGACAGGTGTTATACATGtgaaattatatttacatttgatCCTTGATGAGTGCTTGATTTGACCAAAGTCACTAGCTgatgttcacatggacaattctagccagacgctgccagccaccatcattaccccccactgcactgtccactgtgggtggtaatattagccttctatgagcacactgaccagtgttcaacctcactcacaggaTACAACCTATGTACTCAatgtaacactgtgtgtgtgtgtgtgtgtgtgtgtgtgtgtgtgtgcgcatgcgtGTGTGTGAAGGCTCCAGTTTGAGAAGCATTTCTCTGATCATGTGGCGGatcttcagaaagagagagagaaggagctcaGAGACGTCAACCACCGCTGGCAGCTCAGACTGCAGGAACTACAGACACAGGTACAgaactaacacacacgcacacacacacatacttacacacactcaaaaacatttatttaatgtagtGTTTCTGGATTTCTGTGTttctttaccctcatcactcccattgtgatgctgatcggtacaggcatctgttagcggATGTATCAGATCTGGGGATCCAGCGCTTCCCTCCTAATGCTCTGTGATTCTGCATAGTGATGCTGCAATGATTAATGGCAGCTGAAAAAGAGACGGAGTCTCACATATATTAAATGGCACTGCTAGTGATAGGGCGAGTTATAATGAGTGGGTGGAGTACTTGGAATTCCAAACTGGTGAGAAAATGCGATATTATACTGGTTTAGTTCATATATGTacagagtttctttaattttaccaaattgaaaacctctggaatataatcaagaggaaggtgaatgatcacaaaccatcaaaccaaactgaactgcttgaatttttgcataaagttatccaaaagtagtgtgcaagactggtggagaaaaactgtgattaaaaaccagggttattccaccaaatattgatttctgaactcctaaagctttatgaatatgaacttgttttctttgtattatttgaggtctgaaagctctgcatcttttttgttattttagacatttctcattttctgcaaataaatgctctaaattgcaatatttttatttggaatttgagagaaatgttgtctgtagtttttagaatcaatcaacaatcttcattttactcaaaaataaacctataaatagcaaaatcagagaaactgattcagaaactgaagtgatctctttattttttccccattgtCCCTCTAGCTGGAGGAGAAGAGAGCTCTCTCTGAGAAGagtaaggaggagagagagagggagatctgCTATGGGAACGGAGAGATGGAAAGGATGAAACTGGAGATCCAGAAAACCAGAGAAATGAACAGTTCCCTCAGAGCCCAGCTCCACTCCACCATCCAGGAGAAGGAGAGGCTGATGAAGAAGCAGCAGCTACAGGTCAGCACAGCATATCACTTAACACAGACACCAAGAACCTGACGATGATGCGTATCACATTGTGTTTAGACATACTGTAAGGAAGGCGATACAATGTGATATTATAAAAACACTATCATATCTttttagccaatcagaacagtgggatcttaTGACAAtactgccctctagtggctggGGCTTAAACACAACAATGAATgatccacttctgacaccaatctttacttgTAAAGTAGGTTTTTGAAGGTTATTAATGCTTTTGAAGTCTGTCGGTGCTCCATGCTCTGTGTTGATGTGCTGCAGGTGGTACAGGAggaagatgaggatgaggaggaggcgGTGAGGGAGGATAAGGAGAGGGAGGAGGTGAGGGTGGAGTGCGGCTGGCGTCAGCGGGAGGAGGAGTTATTACGGGTGGAGAAACTGAACCACCAGCGTGCCATACAAACTCTGGAGTCCCGAGCCAGTGAAGAACTGCAGGCCGAGAAACAGCGTCTCCACACACAGCACAAACTACAGCTGGGTAATTCATACTGCAATAACACACAGCACAAACTACAGCTGGGTAATTCATACTGCAataacacacacagcacaaactACAGCTGGGTAATTCATACTGCAAtagcacacacaacacaaactacAGCTGGGTAATTCATACTGCAATAACACACACAGCAAAAATTACAGCTGGGTAATTCATACTGCAATAACACTCTGATTTCAGATTGATCGTACACAGTGATCTTCCAGATGATCCTGTAGTGAGCAGAGTCTATAATCCTATCTTTACTCAGCTTAATTAGGGTATAGATTTAGTGTCCTATTAAATAACTCAACTCAACATTTTCTAAATAGATGCAGCACCGTGTCCAGATCGTGCCCAATTATGTTGTTATCCCTTTCTGGTGTCATGTAATTGATTGTGTGgagcagggctgttaaatttAGTGCTTTGGTTACAATTCTCTCatacctcatggcaaagaactcacTGAGGATGTGAAAACTCACTGAGGattgctctccacaaagatggaGGCTGTAAGAagacaccctgaaactgagctagAGCATGATGGCCATGATCATACAGCATTTTAACAGGGtgggttccactcagaacaggccAGGGTAGTTAGGGTAACTCCCAGAAAGCCTAAACAGTTTTACACTGATTTTTActgtgtgattttaacactgcGTTTTTTctgtgcagagaagcagaaggCGGAGCTAACTCAGCAGCACACAGAGTGGGTGAGACAGGTGACCCAGAGACACATGCAGCAGATAGAGGACCTTCAGACCGAactccaaacacacactcagatgaTGGCCCTGCAGCAGGTAAACCAGAACCTGCCCACTTTTTATCTCCAATGTTATATTAGAAAATTACTCCAAACTTCTAGAGGAAACCTGTGAGCGAATCCAAAATTAAtggagctaaatggctaaaaagtcaaattaaaaacaggATATTTCTTTGAATTTTGGAAAGGAGAATAATGTAAAAGCAAAGAGCACGTGGGGCACTAAGTGGGTACACCTTCTAAAAAGACTAAAAAGAATATTTTCCAGTCCTGGACATCATTAATATTTTTGTTGATAAATGTGAGACGAGCCACAGTTCTTTCTTTGTGGTTCTGGGTTCTTtcgggacctcctggatgagctggccatgcccttttggagggATTTCGGTAGGCTGGTCACTCTTGGGCCACCTTTTGAATATACTGTTGAATTTCTTGGGATTGGAGCATAATGTGaagctttttgagatcttttatccgctacatgttgtcagacaggttctatttaagtgagtTCTTGATTCCACCTTTTTCTCCTGCAGGATCTGAAGCAGCAGAACCGAGTGCAGTCTCTCGAGCGGCAGCTGGATGAGAGGAGCAGTGAGGTTCAGGAGCTgaagagagagaacgaggagCTGCGGGAACGAGTGACCGTCCTCAACACCGAGAGAGAGGCCAGCACCAATCACAGATATTCAAACAGGTCAGCTTTCTCTCATGCTTCTGACCtcaaactaaaatatattattctttattataaCAGCGTGCatccattttttttactattattaagcACACCGGACCATGATGGGTGTGTAAAAACTTAAAACAATTATTTGTATGacaattaattagtttaatcTTCAACAAACTGCCCTACTTCCTTAGATTTAGCACTCTGTTTTTTGtgaataaactgtattttatttatttaaaagggtcatattatacctctttttacacaggcTATACAAAACACTGAGATAGAAGCCCAAAACTCATTATTTGGAAAGACttacatctcccttatctgctgacttgccatagaCAGTAGgcatagatccctccctcagacgaagtctgctggctaatcctgctgtgtattgtGCTGTGTAAGAGGTTCTTAACCAAAGACTGATCCAGTGATTGGTGCcttggtgggggttgacgggtgaggtGTGGAGCCAAGATGGTTTTATGCAGGTTTTCTTACTccgacatcacaataagggaggagcatccaaacggctcatagaagcaaattattcctgacaccaaactctttcagctgattcacaggaaacaggtggatggatagattttttggtgcttggagtgtttataggggaagtcgagacccaagtgaaaATACCAAAGCCtgcaaaagtgagttttgcataatatattgCCCTTAAAATTTGTTGTTTGTGCATGTTTTGTAGTTCTTGGAGGGATAAACGGAACGAGTGTGGAAAGATGATGGAAGAAAGCAGTGATGAACTCCAAGAGGAGATGGAGAACATGAGAAAAGAGCACAGGAAGGAGATCCAGACCATAATGTCAGACTTTGGCTCCGCCCAGAACCAACTACAGACCCGCATTGTCTCCTTGGAAACAGAGTACCTACTACATCCACTGCATCCACTACACCCTCTATACCCACTATAACCACTATACCCATTACATCATCAATAATGCATTAAGACCTGAGCGTGTGCACAAACCACCGACTGACTACTGAACTGATCTGCAAAAGGCatgaatttaaagcattttagAGCAAGAACTAGTGTTGTCTCTGTATGCAGAAGTAGAATATCTTATAGGAGCGTATGATAGAATGGCAAGTGACTAGATGGTGTGatgatgtttgtgtgtttatacaaCATTCAGCACTAGAAGAGGCTCAATCTAATGATTATCCCTTTAAGGCATAgtggttttaatttttatttctcttcataCCACaccttatttacttatttatgtatTACTTACTTGCTTATCTATTCTTAATATAGTGTTACATGGCATATCTACGTCCAATACAGTGACGCATAAAAGTATgtgataaataaaaacatatatgttatatataggGGTGTAAACGATACAGAAAGTTCATGGTTCggttcacagagagagagaaagacacggcacgagtgagagagagacagagagagagagaggacgtgagagagagaaagagagagatggcatgaatgagagagagacacggtacgagtgagagagagatggcgtgatggagagagaaagagagatggcaTGAGTGAGACagagatgtgagagagagaaagatggtgcgagtgagagagagagagagagagagagactgcacgagtgagagagatgacgtgagagagggagagagagatgccgcgaatgagagagagatggcTCGAGTAAGTGGAAGAAAGACAGAAACACagcgtgagtaagagagagacacggcatgagtgagagagagatgtgtgagagagaaagatggtgcgagtgagagagagacatgacgttagagagagagatgacgtgagagagagaaagagagagagggagagagagatgccgcaagtgagagagggagatggcTTGAGTAAGTGGGAGAAAGACAGAAACACagcgtgagtaagagagagacacgGCATGCGCGAGAGAGACTTGgggcgagagagagtgagacacggcacgagtgagagagagagacacgatGTGTGCGAGAGAGACATGGCGCGAGAGAGTGTGACAGAGAGACGCCGAGAGTGAGAAGGAGACAGTACGAGTGCCTAACCCTGTGTTCACAATGGAATGCAACGGCCGACCATTTATTTACTAAGGCAGGGCGCAAACCGAACCGTGACCCGTACCTGTTAAAAAAGAATACACATAGCGTTACACCCCTAGTGTAGAGGCATGGGGGGTGGTCATGATATTCTGATATGAATGTATAATCAGTAGCTATATATACAGTCTTTGTGTATACGCATTAATGTTTAATGTGTTGTGTGTGAGTAAaggctgagagagagggaggagaaaggGAAGAGGAGAGTGGAGGATCTGCACACCATCGCCAAACTGCAGGACAAGCTGAGCGAGAGAGATCAGCTGATCAAGAGACTGGTGGTTAGTAtagatctcacacacacactcagctaatCAGATTCTTTATACACTCTCGGCATGTGGCAAACTAATCTTTCTCAATATGTTTTCCCCTTTGTATCTTCTCTAGGAAGATGTGCATCAGCTATCCCAGCATCCCCCTCACAGCCGAGACGGAACCGCCAAACTCTACGACTCCAGAACCCGGCCAGGAAATCCCAACCCGGTGATAAAGGTCTCTCACACGCACATTGCTATCTTCCTCCTCacacctgcatcatttaaatagcatcaaagcttctaaatatatctacactgagcgtagtggtctgaaagtgaagtgtgtttttactttctcggtcacatgacatcgcgttcagtagctcctccatttccactcgctattGTGTTTACGTGAAtaagcccaaagtgtaattattgtgtgtggcagtggataaatagctattttattaaacgcaaggtgacaaaacacatacatgatcgttcCAGACtctaataaaatcacagaggacccccccataaaattaccccaggactcccctgagaaactaatcctctcCGGATAGGGTTAtagagagaattagtacatgccttttgcccgGTCTGTGGCTTGCCTAAAGGTCGCTTAAATAGAGTCCTTTCACATTTATTAAAGTgcccttaaataatattttatttaaaaaatgcctacttatatttaagacatttagACAAGTGTAGCTACAGTATAGCTTTATCATTTAGAAGCTAGGAGCTAAAGCTTTGTAGCccaaattaaacacatttaataaaaaaaacacaaagaactgTCCAaacagttttaccttttattcAACCTTTTATTCTGGCAGAGTAAAAACAATTGTTTGCACAATTTAATGTACTAAAACTTCAATGTACTGAAACAGGAGCAGATATTTTAGAATACAGTATGGAGTGTACAGCAGAGTTCACATTGAGGCCCCTGTCTTTAGTAAATGATTTGTGTTATTATTGTGaattataatgaacaataataattaattgctgcccCACCTGCCCTCTTTCTGAGGACATACGCTGGgcctgtgtgtgttacagagacgctgcagcagcagtgtgttttctgcagtgatgagtgtgtgtgtgtgtgtatgtgttctgtaTGGAGGTGGATGCTGATCTCTTCTGAACCCGTCTGATTTTTCTCCTGCAGAAGATGGTTGAAGACGTGCCGCCCCGCGTGACCAGCGTGCCCAACCTCAGTGCACTGGAGGGGGGCTCCCCCAAGACCTCCCGCTCCcccagcatggagcagcagtgtCCCCGCAGCCTGTCCGGGTCAGAACCCTGTGGCCGGAGCGTCCTGCTGTCCCGCTCCAACACCCCCAGTTCCCCCCACACGGACCCCCGCTCCCCCCACACGGACCCCCGAGCTGCTGCACGACACACCCAGCCCCCCAGCCAGGACCTCCAGCACCAGATACACCTCAACTACAGCCAGCACCTCCggtaatcacacacacaaactatacacacacacacataatatacacacacacactatacactaaaaCATAAACACTATACACGCACCCAGCCAGGATTTCCAGCACCAGATACAACTCAACTACGGCCAGCACCTCcggtaatcacacacacacacacacacacactgtacacacaacacacacactctctatatacacacaaatacacacacactatatacagtacacacacacagccagcctCACAGCCAGGACCTTTAACATCAGTTATGCCTCAATTTTACACACTACGCATactatagacacacacactctgtacacacactcacaatatacacattttacacacacacagtacacacacacactcatacatacatgTTATACATGCACTGTACACACACGGTATATAAACGCATGcgcacactgtacacacacacatgctatatACATACACAAGCATACGCACTCTACACACTTTTTTATACATTCTACACACACTGCATGTAGTGTGCATGTCTGTATTCTCTGGTtaatctctgtatgtgtgtgtgtgtgtgtgtgttttaggactCCATCTGAACAGAGGGTGATTGAAACCGGGCCGGATCCTCAGGATCCACAGAGACAGGAGTGGTTCACCAAATACTTCTCCTTCTAATCGAACTGGAACCACCGGCTCCCCGTCTGACCCAGACTCTCACAGACCTTCCATTCCACACAGAGAGACGGATCAGAACCGGGCCGGGTTCAGAAGAACACTCAGACCTCTGCAGTACAAGGACTCGCTCCGTTTTTACTCTATTTAACCAGCAGTTCACTCAGACGCACTGGTTTCTGTTCTCATGCGTTTGATTGTACTCGTTACTGTGAAAGTGAAGGAAACCTGAAGCCTCACGTCCTAAACGCTTACCGGAGCTGCCGTGATATGTGGCTATGCAACTTTTCAGGGATATTTTACAGACACGGATTAAGCCTAGTCCCTAATAACAGATTAAGACGTTTCAGTTTTCAGCTTTAAAAGCTTTACATTCTAAATATAAACCTTCAGAAAAGGTTTCAGACTCTCCAACTTCTGCCCTGGATTTCTTATTTACCTGCAACTGACAGCTGTAAACTCCTGACAGTATGATCGAGCACTGATACATATAGAATGTTACATATGCATtgttgaaagtgtgtgtgtgtgtgtgttatggattTGTTATATGATCTGATAAATGCAAGagattgtttgttgtttgtttaaatGAACGGTTCACCAAAAAATGCAGTATTACCTTCGTCTTAAACATCAgcagaaatatattttacatttaaagttaCAGGGCCCTGAgcaaggtgtgttgtgatgctcaatgctatcttacaccctgccaaaagtttattttcacaccttctgcctctgtcagtgtgttcaggtaaatttatggcatattgctatcttggaagcagaaaacacaggtgcaccactggctgaacacaacctagacagacgtcaacagtcaacagatgttcattgctatcataTACTtacatggacacgcagcagtgcacaaaccaacctttacatcaataataaacagaatactgttCCTGTAAGCGGATCAGTTTCTTCTAATGAGAAGCACAAAAgtactgcactgttaaaaaagCACAGTGAGAGCACACTTGGcttttaaaggaaatggcaagtaacatgctgattggtttattgcacgttacagacaaaacacacccatgattaactaagagaattagtatgtACCTTTCGTGCATCTCAAGCtgccaaggtgtacttttcccgttgttacaatagcaaagacacactaaataATGCCCTCTGACTTTGGACAGGtccaacagattacagtgctgtatctactgtaactatagattaacccttatttataaatacTAATAAAAGAAGGAATCCGAGGGGAATCTGTTTCACTCATTCTGGTGTGAGATGAACCTGCAGGACCTGAATAAttcagctgatccagacggaGAATACCGCTGCTGTGTTTAAGAGGAGGGTACATTTGCGTGCATTTCATTTTTTGGAGAACTGTTCTTTTGAATGTTtattaaatatcatatatataaaaaatatatgtgccAAATTCTGACTGTCTGACTGAGCACtgaatgttaaagggttaaagctGCTATTATTAAGATTCAAGCACAAACCATACAAAGCAGTCAAGCTCAAACTTTGCAAATTCATCTGTGGCCCATGTAGGAAAATTGTAATGTGTAAATTATtttggtc
It encodes:
- the fam184b gene encoding protein FAM184B isoform X2, with amino-acid sequence MASSGPGKAGQPPGACNGTAAELPGAEHELYDYQLHTKMCKKIAQLTKVIYSLNTKNEEQEATLQTLRRFTAESQTSLQPTSSPDEEDDEVSASALRIRLLELQATVEEVEERGQRAELEHAERMAMLTQEAADLRRDYHGLQTERDGQRRLLQQLQEENTRLQEECQQLRQVREEERQRGEEERRKREEEEEKREGEERRKEGEERKRVEDECEKRLHALRAELAALREDREAAEEEWRREEEEWRSRMKVLEEERREEQEAARKTLQQSLSEHISQWQQREQENRKSQNSVLQQRLKKVEAELETREQRLNECIRHSSKLQERVEDLEEQLENGHLQVAEAERIAKKAEEELSVAKERLLLQENELQTKSEELLSQSSSQVRVSAEVEELRSQLSRLNIRNKELELQNSGRSNDHARMLKQHADALSSMRLELQRAHAEEIRRLQQEVEKERGSDREELEEEKRRVQQKMEEEKGRLKEQLRKALEEVIRKHASELRQNHASLEEEKKKSQQAEEKREAVEEQRRSLETEREELREQLQLSNTEISKLEAVIQALEKEKEEAGRKEEERKREQEREKEKKEVRLQPLCGQECEELRKELDHTRHSMQELQGEFERLQGETSTLNRERDLLEQSSHSMEERIRLQFEKHFSDHVADLQKEREKELRDVNHRWQLRLQELQTQLEEKRALSEKSKEEREREICYGNGEMERMKLEIQKTREMNSSLRAQLHSTIQEKERLMKKQQLQVVQEEDEDEEEAVREDKEREEVRVECGWRQREEELLRVEKLNHQRAIQTLESRASEELQAEKQRLHTQHKLQLEKQKAELTQQHTEWVRQVTQRHMQQIEDLQTELQTHTQMMALQQDLKQQNRVQSLERQLDERSSEVQELKRENEELRERVTVLNTEREASTNHRYSNSSWRDKRNECGKMMEESSDELQEEMENMRKEHRKEIQTIMSDFGSAQNQLQTRIVSLETELREREEKGKRRVEDLHTIAKLQDKLSERDQLIKRLVEDVHQLSQHPPHSRDGTAKLYDSRTRPGNPNPVIKMVEDVPPRVTSVPNLSALEGGSPKTSRSPSMEQQCPRSLSGSEPCGRSVLLSRSNTPSSPHTDPRSPHTDPRAAARHTQPPSQDLQHQIHLNYSQHLRTPSEQRVIETGPDPQDPQRQEWFTKYFSF